Proteins from one Gilliamella sp. ESL0443 genomic window:
- a CDS encoding RHS repeat-associated core domain-containing protein, which translates to MEFDIYGIIREDTFNNQPFIPFRQLRQYEDKELDGLYYNRFRYYDSNTGTYISQDPIKLEGNNPNFYAYVHDSNTMVDPFGLD; encoded by the coding sequence GTGGAATTTGACATCTATGGCATAATTCGGGAAGATACCTTTAACAATCAGCCGTTTATTCCGTTCAGGCAACTGAGGCAGTACGAAGATAAGGAACTAGACGGGCTTTATTACAATCGTTTCCGATATTACGACAGTAATACAGGAACTTATATAAGCCAAGACCCTATAAAACTTGAAGGAAACAACCCGAATTTTTATGCGTATGTGCATGATAGCAATACGATGGTCGATCCGTTCGGGTTGGATTGA
- a CDS encoding cell wall metabolism sensor histidine kinase WalK — MKRLATILSLMMLIAFISYLGWRSVEHEVLLRESNQILLAKSRINNIKLSIESLLNQRLSYLSSLTLQINDDNDKAEDLLGSETDIKNIFIINKNKILFVSDVYDSQWHKIVESIALDNSVLFNQQDHTEQFQPSSGWYQMYNHLIYWSIQSDNIIGFELSNIKLSFDMINLLDKQAFDDNFKLSDGDKQIYTNGEISDNEILISLDYPLQNWHLTYYYSSPNVVNLYLLGSVVIGLFITVILGLIFYSYREYTRTLRLAKQQVSFVGQVSHEFKTPLTNITLYSDMLSEYLEDEPAPIPDYLHVISAESKRLTRLVQNVLSFNKPLSINIKPVNLTELINQIYHTFSPILEAKSLHLNITNIASDCIVNTDEDSVMQILNNFLSNAEKYASKGKQVDLSLTKSGKQVIITVRDYGEGIANHLLKQIFDPFYRVSSSITEGVSGTGIGLTIANQLANQINGEIKVMNQNPGIAFSLILMELENEDFNC; from the coding sequence ATGAAAAGATTAGCAACGATTTTATCTTTAATGATGTTAATAGCGTTTATAAGCTATTTAGGTTGGCGAAGTGTAGAACACGAAGTGTTATTACGAGAAAGCAACCAAATCTTACTCGCCAAAAGCCGTATAAATAATATCAAGTTATCGATTGAATCGTTGCTAAATCAGCGTCTATCTTATTTGAGTAGTTTGACACTTCAAATTAATGACGACAACGATAAAGCGGAAGATTTATTAGGATCAGAAACTGATATTAAAAATATTTTTATCATCAATAAAAATAAAATTTTATTTGTAAGTGATGTGTATGATTCGCAATGGCATAAGATAGTAGAATCCATCGCTTTAGATAATTCTGTTTTATTCAATCAACAAGATCATACTGAACAGTTTCAACCAAGTTCTGGTTGGTATCAAATGTATAACCACTTAATTTACTGGTCAATTCAATCGGATAATATTATTGGTTTTGAGCTTTCTAACATCAAGCTTTCTTTTGATATGATCAATTTATTAGATAAGCAAGCTTTTGATGATAATTTTAAATTATCCGATGGCGATAAGCAGATTTATACCAATGGTGAAATATCTGATAATGAAATTTTGATATCGCTTGACTATCCTTTACAAAATTGGCATTTAACCTATTATTATTCCTCCCCAAATGTTGTTAATTTGTATTTATTAGGTTCTGTTGTTATTGGTCTTTTCATTACCGTAATACTTGGATTGATTTTCTATAGCTATCGAGAATATACTCGAACATTGCGCTTAGCAAAGCAGCAGGTTAGTTTTGTTGGACAAGTTTCCCATGAATTTAAAACACCTCTAACCAATATCACACTATATTCTGATATGTTATCAGAGTATCTAGAAGATGAGCCTGCGCCCATTCCTGATTATTTGCATGTAATCAGTGCTGAAAGTAAGCGATTAACTAGGCTAGTTCAAAATGTTTTAAGTTTTAATAAACCACTTAGTATCAATATAAAACCAGTTAATTTAACCGAGCTAATCAACCAGATATATCATACCTTTAGTCCTATTTTAGAGGCAAAATCGTTACATCTTAATATCACTAATATTGCAAGTGATTGTATTGTTAATACAGATGAAGACAGTGTAATGCAAATTCTCAATAATTTTCTAAGTAATGCTGAGAAATATGCTTCTAAGGGCAAGCAAGTTGATTTATCTTTAACTAAATCGGGAAAACAGGTGATAATTACGGTTCGAGATTATGGTGAGGGCATTGCGAATCATTTATTAAAACAGATTTTTGATCCTTTTTATCGGGTTAGCTCATCCATAACCGAAGGGGTTTCAGGTACTGGAATAGGGTTGACGATTGCCAATCAGTTAGCTAATCAGATCAATGGTGAAATTAAAGTTATGAATCAGAATCCAGGAATTGCGTTTTCACTTATTTTAATGGAGTTAGAAAATGAAGATTTTAATTGCTGA
- the apt gene encoding adenine phosphoribosyltransferase codes for MTQSKLELIKNSIITIPNYPKPGILFRDITSLLENPIAFKTSVDLLIEHYKDKKIDKVVGTEARGFIFAAPLALALGVGFVPVRKPNKLPRKVFKEEYQLEYGTDTLEMHCDAIKPNERVLIIDDLLATGGTVAATAKLIQKAGGIAQDAAFVINLPDLHGKTKLTDMGINCYTLVDFAGE; via the coding sequence ATGACTCAATCAAAACTTGAACTTATTAAAAATAGCATTATCACAATACCAAATTATCCTAAACCAGGTATCTTATTTCGTGATATCACCAGTCTACTTGAAAACCCTATTGCATTTAAAACATCTGTCGATCTTTTAATTGAGCATTATAAAGATAAAAAAATCGACAAAGTGGTTGGCACCGAAGCTAGAGGTTTTATCTTTGCAGCGCCACTTGCGTTAGCATTAGGCGTTGGTTTTGTACCAGTAAGAAAACCAAATAAACTGCCGCGTAAAGTATTTAAAGAAGAGTATCAACTTGAATACGGTACAGATACCTTAGAAATGCATTGCGATGCGATCAAACCTAACGAACGAGTGTTAATTATTGACGATCTACTTGCAACTGGAGGCACAGTTGCAGCTACCGCAAAATTAATTCAAAAAGCAGGTGGTATTGCTCAAGATGCGGCATTTGTAATTAATTTACCTGATTTACACGGGAAAACAAAATTAACTGATATGGGAATTAACTGTTACACATTAGTCGATTTTGCCGGTGAATAA
- the ddaH gene encoding dimethylargininase translates to MKKFNHIIARTPAKSLINGLTSANLGKPDYQKALDQHNNYIRALQQCDVDITILPADERFPDSVFVEDAVLCTPCCAIITRPGAVSRRAETEIIVDTIERFYPNNVEHITAPGTIEAGDIMMVENHYYIGLSARTNQEGANQMIAILEKYGLSGSVVTLEKVLHLKTGLAYLEHNNLLAAGEFITKPEFQHLNIIEIPEEESYAANCIWVNERVIMPAGYPITKAKIEALGYQVIEVDTSEYRKIDGGVSCMSLRF, encoded by the coding sequence GTGAAAAAATTTAATCATATTATTGCCAGAACCCCAGCTAAGTCACTTATCAACGGATTAACCTCTGCCAATTTAGGAAAACCAGACTATCAAAAAGCGCTTGATCAACATAACAACTACATTCGAGCATTACAGCAATGCGATGTCGATATCACAATATTACCTGCCGATGAACGATTTCCAGATTCTGTTTTTGTCGAAGATGCCGTGTTATGTACGCCCTGTTGCGCCATTATTACTCGCCCTGGCGCGGTAAGCCGTCGTGCAGAAACAGAAATCATCGTTGATACTATTGAACGATTTTATCCTAATAATGTTGAACACATTACCGCCCCTGGCACTATTGAAGCGGGCGATATTATGATGGTTGAGAATCACTATTACATTGGTTTATCCGCTCGTACCAATCAAGAAGGTGCCAATCAAATGATTGCTATCTTAGAAAAATACGGACTATCCGGTTCAGTGGTGACTTTAGAGAAAGTATTACATCTAAAAACCGGACTTGCTTATTTGGAACACAATAATTTATTAGCTGCGGGTGAATTTATCACTAAGCCAGAATTTCAACATCTCAATATTATTGAAATACCAGAAGAAGAGAGTTATGCCGCTAACTGTATCTGGGTTAATGAGCGAGTCATCATGCCGGCTGGTTATCCAATTACTAAAGCTAAAATTGAAGCGCTTGGCTATCAAGTCATCGAAGTTGATACCTCAGAATATCGCAAAATTGATGGCGGAGTTAGTTGTATGTCATTGCGATTTTAA
- a CDS encoding RHS repeat-associated core domain-containing protein, with protein MGRPAQAYDDKGELVWLVEFDIYGRIREDTFNNKSFIPFRQLGQYEDKELDGLYYNRFRYYDSNTGTYISQDPIGLAGNNPNLYAYTHDSNTWVDPFGLNPLVGLDLGNMRRDQIGEILSGVENISWKGGSPDGQFMQWKYTDTGNTAVRIDPPDAVTKYDHVHLYDNNGNSLNINGNKVDSKSPDAHIKIKCT; from the coding sequence TTGGGTAGACCCGCTCAGGCCTATGATGATAAAGGTGAATTGGTTTGGCTGGTTGAGTTTGACATCTATGGCAGAATACGGGAAGATACCTTTAACAATAAGTCATTTATTCCATTCAGGCAACTAGGGCAATACGAAGATAAGGAACTAGACGGGCTTTATTACAATCGTTTCCGATATTACGACAGTAATACGGGAACTTATATAAGCCAAGACCCGATAGGGTTAGCAGGTAATAACCCGAATTTATATGCGTATACGCATGATAGCAATACTTGGGTGGATCCGTTTGGGCTTAATCCTTTAGTTGGGTTAGATTTAGGCAATATGAGGAGAGACCAAATTGGTGAAATTTTATCAGGTGTTGAAAATATTTCATGGAAAGGAGGATCTCCTGATGGACAATTTATGCAATGGAAATATACTGATACAGGAAATACAGCTGTAAGGATAGATCCACCTGATGCCGTTACTAAATATGACCATGTTCATTTATATGATAATAATGGAAATTCTTTAAATATTAACGGAAATAAAGTTGATTCAAAATCCCCAGATGCTCATATAAAAATAAAATGCACATAA
- a CDS encoding RHS repeat domain-containing protein, whose protein sequence is MLKAVRNPQGKWIRFEYDALGRRTAKIVNTKIYRYLWDGNAILHEWFYECERRPKVVSDELGMLMLEQPEPIENLTTWVYEEGSLVPTAKFCEGKAYSIVSDYLGRPAQAYDDKGELVWQVEFDIYGRIREDIFNNKLFIPFRQLGQYEDVETGLYYNRFRYYNSETGQYISKDPIGLQGNNPNLYAYVHDSNAWVDPFGLSPIFVNPNDINFSQRTVSEVRVFDASKYTPINVIEVDGQLVSYDNRRLLSAQNACIDKLEVNVVKADDVFPDSTTGKTWGQKIKERFNDIRNKKAGGVVPDKGLKEKPRISCG, encoded by the coding sequence ATGTTAAAAGCGGTACGCAATCCTCAGGGGAAATGGATCCGTTTTGAATACGACGCGTTAGGTAGAAGAACAGCAAAAATTGTAAATACAAAGATTTATCGTTATCTTTGGGATGGTAATGCAATATTGCATGAGTGGTTTTATGAGTGTGAACGGCGTCCAAAGGTTGTTTCTGATGAGCTGGGAATGCTTATGTTGGAACAACCCGAACCGATCGAAAACCTGACCACTTGGGTTTATGAGGAAGGAAGTTTAGTACCCACTGCTAAGTTTTGCGAGGGTAAGGCCTACTCGATTGTTTCGGATTATTTGGGCAGACCCGCTCAGGCCTATGATGACAAAGGTGAATTGGTTTGGCAGGTAGAATTTGACATCTATGGCAGAATACGGGAAGATATCTTTAACAATAAGTTATTTATTCCGTTCAGGCAACTGGGGCAGTATGAGGATGTTGAAACGGGGCTTTATTACAATCGGTTCCGATATTATAATTCTGAAACAGGGCAATACATCAGCAAAGACCCCATCGGTCTGCAAGGAAATAACCCGAATTTGTATGCTTATGTGCATGATAGTAATGCTTGGGTGGATCCGTTTGGGTTGTCCCCCATATTTGTAAATCCCAATGATATTAACTTTTCACAAAGGACTGTGTCTGAAGTAAGAGTATTTGATGCGTCTAAATATACGCCGATAAATGTTATTGAAGTTGATGGACAATTGGTATCTTACGATAATAGAAGGTTGCTTTCCGCCCAAAATGCATGTATAGATAAACTTGAAGTTAATGTTGTAAAAGCAGATGATGTTTTTCCCGATTCTACAACAGGAAAAACTTGGGGGCAAAAAATCAAAGAACGATTTAACGATATAAGAAATAAAAAAGCAGGTGGAGTTGTTCCCGACAAAGGACTAAAAGAAAAACCTCGAATTTCTTGTGGATAA
- a CDS encoding enterotoxin A family protein: MITVYRFDERSPDVIKKGGGFGAYKPDANVDLLDYAKNNTKSQYISTSYNLESTIEFGKEYYDTGYIYKIEIDDSKGINVNERLKQNSPFPNENEFAVIKKIPNENIKGYANIEDIDNVNDIKWTKCK; the protein is encoded by the coding sequence ATTATAACTGTTTACAGATTTGATGAGAGATCTCCAGATGTAATAAAAAAAGGAGGTGGATTTGGCGCATATAAGCCAGATGCTAATGTAGACCTGTTAGATTATGCTAAAAATAATACAAAATCCCAATATATTTCTACTTCATATAATTTAGAAAGTACAATCGAATTTGGTAAAGAATATTATGATACTGGTTATATTTATAAAATAGAAATTGATGATAGCAAAGGAATTAATGTAAATGAACGATTAAAACAAAATAGTCCTTTCCCCAATGAAAATGAATTTGCAGTAATAAAAAAAATACCTAATGAAAATATAAAAGGATATGCTAATATTGAGGATATTGATAATGTTAATGATATTAAATGGACAAAATGTAAATAA
- a CDS encoding VWA domain-containing protein, translating into MKFIKIFVMLGFVLSSLFSYATTILPSSQVSQINVRSELSSPIIMAGSEETNYLKVSLTGEKANSNKHVPINLALVIDKSGSMKGDRIVKAREAAIFAVNMLNEEDTLSIVTYDYDAKVIVPATKVKNKEQIIELINKNLVAGGGTALFAGLSKGIKQVESQLTKDKVNRIILLSDGQANIGPSSVAELSQLAIIAAKKNIAITTMGIGSDYNEILMSSIASYSDGNHVFVNNTFDLEKMFVHEFTDVMSTVAQNVVITIQLKDGVKPVRLLGRDGVIKGNQVTIKMNQLFSNQEKYVLLEVIPEEGKVGQSKTLAQIDLSYDNLLKNKAEHETQFVSVAYTDDKKLVKDSMIQEVLAESEIQKVTIENEKALEYYNLGRFQEAEDILMENSKKLSSISNSVSSEEAKERLRGQIEKNNIMADAAKADKDVFNKISAEKQFESKSNVIKK; encoded by the coding sequence ATGAAATTTATTAAAATATTTGTCATGTTAGGTTTTGTCTTGTCTAGTTTATTTAGCTATGCCACGACAATTCTACCAAGTTCACAAGTTTCACAAATTAACGTCCGTTCAGAATTGTCTTCACCTATTATTATGGCAGGAAGTGAAGAAACCAATTATTTAAAAGTTTCATTAACTGGTGAAAAAGCGAACTCTAATAAACATGTGCCGATCAATTTAGCGCTTGTTATTGATAAATCAGGTTCAATGAAAGGCGATCGCATAGTAAAAGCGAGAGAAGCTGCTATTTTTGCGGTTAATATGCTAAATGAAGAAGATACATTATCTATTGTTACTTATGATTATGATGCGAAAGTTATTGTTCCAGCAACTAAAGTAAAGAATAAAGAACAAATTATTGAACTAATCAATAAAAATTTAGTTGCAGGTGGAGGAACAGCCTTATTTGCAGGATTGAGTAAGGGAATAAAACAAGTTGAAAGCCAACTTACGAAAGATAAAGTTAATCGTATTATTTTGTTATCTGATGGTCAAGCCAATATAGGTCCTAGTTCAGTAGCTGAACTTTCTCAATTAGCTATTATTGCGGCTAAAAAGAATATTGCTATTACCACAATGGGGATCGGTTCAGATTATAATGAAATATTAATGTCATCTATCGCAAGTTATAGTGATGGTAATCATGTATTTGTTAATAATACTTTTGATCTTGAAAAAATGTTTGTTCACGAGTTTACTGACGTGATGTCCACGGTTGCTCAAAATGTTGTGATTACTATCCAATTGAAAGATGGCGTTAAACCAGTGCGTTTACTTGGTCGAGATGGTGTAATCAAAGGTAATCAAGTTACGATTAAAATGAATCAATTGTTTTCAAATCAAGAAAAATATGTACTGTTAGAAGTCATCCCTGAGGAAGGAAAAGTTGGCCAAAGTAAAACGTTAGCTCAAATTGATTTATCATATGACAATTTATTGAAAAATAAAGCTGAACACGAAACTCAATTTGTAAGCGTAGCGTATACCGATGATAAAAAGTTGGTCAAGGATTCAATGATTCAAGAAGTTTTAGCTGAATCAGAGATCCAGAAGGTAACCATTGAGAATGAAAAAGCCTTAGAGTATTACAATCTAGGTAGGTTCCAAGAAGCAGAAGATATTCTTATGGAAAATAGTAAAAAACTTAGCTCAATTTCAAATTCAGTATCCTCAGAAGAGGCAAAAGAAAGATTAAGAGGCCAAATTGAAAAAAATAATATTATGGCTGATGCTGCTAAAGCTGATAAAGACGTTTTCAACAAAATTTCAGCTGAAAAGCAGTTTGAGTCAAAAAGCAATGTAATTAAGAAATAA
- a CDS encoding HNH/ENDO VII family nuclease, with the protein MLQAVRNPQGKWIRFEYDALGRRTAKIANTKIYRYLWDGNAILHEWFYECERRPKVVSDELGMLMLEQPEPVENLTTWVYEEGSLVPTAKLSEGKSYSIVSDYLGRPAQAYDDKGKLVWQVEFDIYGRIREDIFNNKLFIPFRQLGQYEDIETGLYYNRFRYYDSNTGTYISQDPIGLAGNNPNFYAYTHDSNTWIDPFGLDIFSVIDWTAPDPSKGGTGYTYKIFQKDVNWDLIDSKGRTNLDRALGGLAPIGADGKSINLHHSKQQAHGPLFELSATSHQQYGHTNALHPYRVTPNPDGTKFNPYDPVDRKAFDVDRKQYWKDRANAEIETRKLKIECK; encoded by the coding sequence ATGTTACAAGCAGTACGCAATCCTCAGGGGAAATGGATCCGTTTTGAATACGACGCGTTAGGAAGAAGAACAGCGAAAATTGCAAATACAAAGATTTATCGCTATCTTTGGGATGGTAATGCAATATTGCATGAGTGGTTTTATGAGTGTGAACGGCGTCCAAAGGTTGTTTCTGATGAGCTGGGAATGCTTATGTTGGAACAGCCCGAACCGGTTGAAAATCTGACCACTTGGGTTTATGAGGAAGGAAGTTTAGTACCCACTGCTAAGTTAAGCGAGGGCAAGTCCTACTCGATTGTATCGGATTATTTGGGCAGACCCGCTCAGGCCTATGATGATAAAGGTAAGCTGGTTTGGCAGGTAGAATTTGACATCTATGGCAGAATACGGGAAGATATCTTTAACAATAAGTTATTTATTCCGTTCAGGCAACTGGGGCAGTATGAGGATATAGAAACGGGGCTTTATTACAATCGTTTCAGATATTATGACAGTAATACGGGAACTTATATAAGCCAAGACCCGATAGGGTTAGCAGGTAATAACCCGAATTTTTATGCCTATACGCATGATAGTAATACATGGATAGATCCGTTTGGGTTAGATATCTTTAGTGTTATTGATTGGACGGCTCCTGATCCTAGTAAAGGAGGAACAGGGTATACTTACAAAATTTTCCAAAAAGATGTAAATTGGGATTTAATTGATTCTAAAGGTAGAACTAATTTAGATAGAGCTTTAGGAGGACTAGCTCCTATAGGAGCAGATGGCAAATCTATAAATTTACACCATTCCAAACAACAAGCACATGGCCCTCTATTTGAATTGTCAGCTACTTCACATCAGCAATATGGACATACAAATGCTTTACATCCATATAGAGTAACTCCTAATCCTGATGGGACTAAATTTAATCCGTATGATCCAGTTGATAGAAAAGCCTTTGATGTTGATAGAAAACAATATTGGAAAGATAGAGCTAATGCTGAAATAGAAACAAGAAAATTAAAAATAGAATGTAAATAA
- a CDS encoding basic amino acid/polyamine antiporter, which yields MNMPVRKKLGILPLTLMVVGSIVGSGIFSLPQNMAEGAGAGAILIAWVITLFGMFMLTRIFQYLSIRFYKINEGLYGYVREGFGDYIGFNAAWGYWISAWMSCGSYLVILFSALGSFECFNYFGNGTTIPAVIAGLIFLWIIHFFVIKGIYQAFLLNCLVTLAKIVPICLFIVCVVLAFKVDTFNMDFWGTPQLGTILSQVKHTMLYTVWVYLGIESATVYAARAKNIISISRATFFGFAITSLLLVCVSVLSLGIVPQHELAQMKNPSMALVIEHVVGSWGAKCINIGLIVSVSGGLLSWLMLAAEMLFLSGQGNQHTVPSCFGKLNKNSTPANALWLTTSLISVLMILAHFYQSGYNTLIQLSTSMVLIPYLLSALFVFKLSIRQRKKHLLFIGTLGSIYGFWLIYAGGVSYLLLSMILYSVGLLFYLYARKQRHLSSFSYLHDKIYAITIVILAIIAIIYFYIIPQ from the coding sequence ATGAATATGCCAGTAAGAAAAAAGCTTGGCATACTCCCACTTACATTAATGGTAGTGGGCAGTATTGTCGGTAGTGGTATTTTTAGCCTTCCTCAAAACATGGCCGAAGGGGCTGGAGCAGGTGCAATTTTAATTGCATGGGTAATAACCTTATTTGGCATGTTTATGCTTACGCGAATTTTTCAGTATCTTTCAATTCGTTTTTACAAAATCAATGAAGGATTATATGGCTATGTTCGTGAAGGATTTGGTGATTATATTGGTTTTAATGCCGCTTGGGGCTATTGGATATCGGCATGGATGTCATGTGGCAGCTATTTAGTTATCCTATTTAGCGCATTAGGTTCATTTGAGTGCTTCAATTATTTTGGTAATGGCACAACTATTCCCGCTGTGATTGCTGGACTTATATTCTTATGGATTATCCATTTTTTTGTCATAAAAGGCATCTATCAAGCATTCTTACTTAATTGTTTAGTCACATTAGCTAAAATTGTGCCTATTTGTTTATTTATTGTTTGTGTCGTTTTAGCGTTTAAAGTTGATACTTTCAATATGGACTTTTGGGGGACACCTCAATTAGGAACCATCCTCAGTCAAGTAAAACATACCATGCTTTATACCGTATGGGTTTATTTAGGGATTGAAAGTGCAACAGTTTATGCCGCTCGAGCTAAAAATATAATTAGTATAAGTCGAGCCACCTTTTTTGGTTTTGCTATTACCAGTCTATTATTAGTCTGTGTTTCGGTACTATCTTTAGGGATCGTCCCACAACACGAACTAGCACAAATGAAAAATCCATCCATGGCCTTAGTGATTGAACATGTTGTAGGTAGTTGGGGAGCTAAATGTATCAACATTGGTTTGATTGTGTCGGTCAGTGGTGGACTATTGTCTTGGTTAATGTTAGCGGCTGAAATGCTGTTCCTTTCTGGCCAAGGAAATCAACATACCGTACCTAGTTGTTTCGGTAAACTTAATAAAAACAGTACACCCGCTAATGCATTGTGGTTAACAACGAGTTTAATTAGTGTACTTATGATTTTGGCACATTTTTATCAATCGGGTTACAACACCTTAATTCAGCTATCAACTTCAATGGTACTCATCCCCTATCTACTATCAGCATTATTCGTGTTTAAACTATCTATAAGGCAACGAAAAAAACATCTATTATTCATCGGTACACTGGGTTCAATTTATGGATTCTGGTTAATCTATGCTGGTGGAGTTTCTTATTTATTACTATCCATGATCTTATATAGTGTTGGATTATTATTCTACCTTTATGCAAGAAAACAAAGGCATCTATCATCTTTCAGTTATTTGCATGACAAAATTTATGCCATAACCATAGTTATACTAGCTATTATAGCGATAATATACTTCTACATTATTCCGCAATAA
- a CDS encoding response regulator transcription factor, translated as MKILIAEDDKHILNGMSDLLEKEGYTIIKANDGKVALEMFNQHQPDFIILDIMMPELDGYSVCREIRKLNEDVPILFLSAKDEEIDRVIGLELGADDYMNKPFGIHELRARIKAIAKRYLKSKYSNCSKEDYFQFGDLNVYSSELYAKRNDQVIELTLREIKILECLYQFKNQVVTRDMLFDYVWGYDFLPNSRTLDQHISKLRKQIEINPSTPTLIKTVHGIGYKH; from the coding sequence ATGAAGATTTTAATTGCTGAAGACGATAAGCATATTCTTAATGGTATGTCAGATCTTCTAGAAAAAGAAGGTTATACGATTATCAAAGCAAATGATGGTAAAGTTGCACTTGAAATGTTTAATCAACATCAACCCGATTTTATTATTTTAGATATTATGATGCCTGAACTTGACGGTTATTCTGTTTGTCGTGAAATTCGTAAATTAAATGAGGATGTGCCAATTCTATTTTTATCTGCTAAAGATGAAGAGATCGACCGAGTAATTGGATTAGAGCTCGGTGCTGATGATTATATGAATAAGCCATTTGGTATTCATGAACTTAGGGCAAGAATCAAGGCAATTGCCAAACGTTACTTAAAATCAAAATATTCAAATTGCTCTAAAGAAGATTATTTTCAATTTGGTGATTTAAATGTCTATTCTTCCGAATTGTATGCAAAAAGAAACGATCAGGTTATCGAATTAACCTTAAGAGAAATTAAGATTTTAGAGTGTTTATATCAATTTAAAAATCAGGTTGTTACTCGAGATATGCTTTTTGATTACGTTTGGGGATATGATTTTTTACCTAATAGCAGAACGCTCGATCAACATATTTCAAAATTGAGAAAACAAATAGAAATTAATCCATCCACACCAACTTTAATTAAAACTGTTCATGGGATTGGTTATAAACATTAA
- a CDS encoding ADP-ribosylglycohydrolase family protein — translation MTKKELLKNILYGVLIGDALGVPYEFRTREIMKKYPAKDMFGYGTHNQPSGTFSDDGSLTLCLAESIIMNGYNIKDVANKFIEWNDEGYWGAHNQVFDIGIATQEAIYNLKQRINPILAGGNDEYSNGNVSLMRILPLLIILKDVSSPKERFKIVKEVSSITHAHIRSIIACFYYLEFALLLLHEKDLEKIYLKTQEHISSFLLEQNIQPNEIKKFDRLLKNKIYKLEEKDIQSSGYVIDTLEASIWCLFQTQNYSEAILKAVNLGEDTDTTGAVTGGLAGLLYSYKNIPQEWLSKLAKKKEIDNMINKVN, via the coding sequence ATGACAAAAAAAGAATTACTAAAAAATATCCTTTATGGCGTTTTAATAGGCGATGCATTAGGAGTTCCCTATGAATTTAGAACCAGAGAGATTATGAAAAAATACCCTGCAAAAGATATGTTTGGTTATGGAACTCATAATCAACCGTCAGGGACTTTTTCAGATGATGGCTCTCTAACCTTATGTTTAGCCGAATCTATTATAATGAATGGTTATAACATTAAAGATGTTGCAAATAAATTTATTGAGTGGAATGATGAAGGATATTGGGGAGCACATAATCAAGTTTTTGATATAGGTATAGCCACCCAAGAAGCCATATACAATCTGAAACAAAGAATAAATCCCATTTTAGCAGGAGGGAATGACGAATATTCGAATGGAAATGTATCTTTAATGCGAATATTGCCTTTATTAATAATACTTAAAGATGTTTCTTCTCCAAAAGAAAGATTTAAAATAGTTAAGGAAGTTTCTTCCATAACCCACGCACATATTCGCTCAATTATAGCTTGTTTCTATTATCTGGAATTTGCATTGCTTTTATTACATGAAAAAGATTTAGAAAAAATATATTTAAAAACACAAGAACACATTTCTTCTTTTTTACTAGAACAAAATATTCAACCAAACGAAATTAAAAAATTTGATCGCCTTTTAAAAAATAAAATATATAAATTAGAAGAAAAAGACATACAAAGTAGTGGCTATGTTATAGATACATTAGAGGCTAGCATTTGGTGTTTATTCCAAACACAAAATTATAGTGAAGCAATCTTAAAAGCAGTTAATTTAGGAGAAGATACAGATACAACAGGAGCAGTAACTGGAGGATTAGCAGGGTTATTATATAGTTATAAGAATATTCCTCAAGAATGGCTATCTAAATTAGCTAAAAAAAAAGAAATAGATAATATGATTAATAAAGTAAACTAA